Proteins encoded together in one Luteimonas fraxinea window:
- a CDS encoding DUF6180 family protein: MKHVCLIALLSAAALAPSASASADDFSLGYDVDRFPATQLSVKACHAALARGAAAVGYVTRSQNDQGTLATHVSGPAGGGRALVSYCLSAGDHTAFVIQAFDYSGPDSRATDQVKARVASEVRKAASGR; encoded by the coding sequence ATGAAGCACGTGTGCCTGATCGCCCTGCTCTCCGCTGCCGCGCTCGCGCCGTCAGCGTCTGCATCCGCCGACGATTTCAGCCTCGGCTATGACGTCGACCGGTTTCCGGCGACGCAGTTAAGCGTCAAGGCGTGCCACGCCGCGCTCGCACGCGGCGCGGCCGCGGTCGGTTACGTCACCCGCAGCCAGAACGATCAAGGCACGCTGGCGACGCATGTGTCCGGCCCCGCCGGTGGTGGACGTGCGCTGGTCTCTTACTGCCTGAGCGCCGGCGACCACACCGCGTTCGTGATCCAGGCCTTCGACTACAGCGGGCCTGACAGCCGTGCCACTGATCAGGTGAAGGCGCGCGTTGCGTCTGAAGTGCGAAAGGCGGCGAGTGGTCGCTGA
- a CDS encoding OmpA family protein has protein sequence MQTFRTGMMFCVVGVALAGCARAPTPVPAQDDAPMADAAAGVTGDAQDASTASDPAVPDMPVIPPIVVPEIVGVTPAQRALEGSMAAILDPVAGISVRPARCDVDGALIDRSGITRIDETGALVRNSDAGIFKLEPDGSGTANFEGGLFTVNADGSGTINGIAEPDGSEAIVRVEADGSGTYNGKSGLIRLDGKGGGTWNGESGLITSNGDGSGSWNGPDGLVRIEADGSGTWNGPHGLITNNGDGTGTIGPPARPVKMPPMPRVAPAGRFPPLQTFAPPGAPCGYVVTLDERVLFDFDKSDIRPDAAQTLDVFATALQAVQHSGMEVRGHTDAKGDDAYNQSLSERRADAVRNALQTRGVAGDIGARGFGESQPVAPNVLDGQDNPGGRQLNRRVEVFIRA, from the coding sequence ATGCAGACATTTCGGACCGGAATGATGTTTTGTGTAGTGGGCGTGGCGCTCGCAGGCTGCGCGCGAGCTCCGACGCCCGTTCCGGCGCAGGACGATGCGCCGATGGCGGATGCAGCGGCGGGCGTGACCGGGGATGCGCAGGACGCATCCACCGCCTCCGATCCCGCAGTGCCCGACATGCCGGTGATTCCGCCGATCGTCGTCCCCGAGATCGTCGGCGTCACGCCGGCCCAGCGCGCACTGGAAGGATCGATGGCCGCGATCCTTGATCCAGTCGCCGGCATCAGCGTCAGGCCCGCGCGCTGCGATGTGGATGGCGCGCTGATCGACCGCAGCGGCATCACCCGCATCGACGAGACGGGCGCCCTCGTGCGCAACAGCGATGCCGGCATCTTCAAGCTCGAACCTGATGGCAGCGGTACCGCGAACTTCGAAGGCGGACTCTTCACCGTCAATGCGGACGGCAGCGGCACGATCAACGGCATCGCGGAGCCGGACGGCAGCGAGGCGATCGTGCGCGTCGAAGCTGACGGCTCGGGCACCTACAACGGGAAATCCGGTCTGATCCGTCTCGACGGCAAAGGCGGCGGCACTTGGAATGGCGAGAGCGGCCTGATCACATCGAACGGTGACGGCAGCGGCAGCTGGAACGGTCCCGATGGCCTGGTGCGCATCGAGGCCGACGGCTCCGGCACATGGAACGGGCCGCATGGTCTGATCACCAACAACGGCGATGGCACCGGCACCATCGGCCCGCCCGCGCGCCCGGTGAAGATGCCGCCGATGCCACGCGTCGCGCCGGCCGGCCGCTTCCCGCCGCTGCAGACGTTCGCGCCGCCCGGTGCGCCCTGCGGCTACGTGGTCACGCTCGACGAGCGTGTGCTGTTCGACTTTGACAAGTCCGACATCCGCCCGGATGCCGCGCAGACGCTCGACGTGTTCGCCACCGCATTGCAGGCAGTCCAACACAGCGGCATGGAAGTTCGTGGCCACACCGATGCCAAGGGTGATGACGCCTACAACCAGTCGCTGTCCGAACGCCGCGCCGACGCGGTACGCAATGCGCTGCAGACGCGCGGCGTCGCAGGCGACATCGGTGCGCGTGGCTTCGGCGAATCGCAACCGGTGGCGCCCAACGTGCTCGACGGCCAGGACAATCCCGGCGGCCGTCAGCTCAACCGGCGGGTCGAGGTGTTCATCCGCGCCTGA